One Micromonospora sp. WMMD1120 genomic region harbors:
- a CDS encoding expansin EXLX1 family cellulose-binding protein yields MADGSAVDISIDLDQLPEERPAPSSGPTSWLVAAGVTVLAAVLGLTLTLRSGSTPACAAGRSLAAAPPTGTATHSGKATFYDSKGAGGNCSNPAAPANRLYVALGPTEYSAGAACGGFLDVTGPKGSVRVLIMDQCPECEPGHLDLSREAFARIADPVQGVVPVTYRAVVNPPLPGPLTFRIKEGASQWWFAVRVGNHGNPLRSVEVRQDDNDPWQSAVRQDYNYWLIASGAGPGPFRLRVTDVYGTRVTAGGIRMAPGQVQTSTVRMYLPGGAAATPRPSASARPSATRLAATPPPSRRPVEVSRANPSATGAPTTSAAVANARWCAG; encoded by the coding sequence GTGGCGGACGGTAGCGCTGTCGACATCAGCATCGACCTGGACCAGCTTCCCGAGGAGCGACCCGCGCCGTCGTCCGGCCCGACGTCCTGGCTGGTCGCCGCCGGCGTCACCGTCCTCGCGGCGGTGCTCGGCCTGACCCTGACCCTGCGCTCCGGCTCCACCCCGGCCTGCGCCGCCGGTCGGTCGCTCGCCGCCGCCCCGCCCACCGGCACCGCCACGCACAGCGGAAAGGCGACGTTCTACGACTCGAAGGGCGCCGGCGGCAACTGCTCGAACCCGGCCGCCCCGGCGAACCGGCTCTACGTCGCGCTCGGCCCCACCGAATACTCCGCCGGGGCCGCCTGCGGTGGATTCCTCGACGTCACCGGGCCGAAGGGCAGCGTCCGCGTGCTCATCATGGACCAGTGCCCGGAGTGCGAACCCGGGCATCTCGACCTGTCCCGCGAGGCGTTCGCCCGGATCGCCGATCCGGTGCAGGGTGTGGTCCCGGTGACCTACCGCGCGGTGGTCAACCCGCCGCTGCCCGGCCCGCTCACCTTCCGCATCAAGGAGGGCGCGTCGCAGTGGTGGTTCGCCGTCCGCGTCGGCAACCACGGCAACCCGCTGCGGTCCGTCGAGGTCCGGCAGGATGACAACGATCCGTGGCAGTCCGCCGTCCGACAGGACTACAACTACTGGCTGATCGCCTCCGGTGCCGGGCCGGGCCCGTTCCGGCTCCGGGTCACCGACGTGTACGGAACCCGGGTCACCGCCGGCGGCATCCGGATGGCCCCCGGCCAGGTGCAGACCAGCACGGTCCGGATGTACCTGCCCGGGGGCGCGGCTGCCACGCCGCGCCCGTCCGCGTCGGCCCGGCCGTCCGCCACGAGGCTCGCCGCCACGCCACCGCCGAGCCGCCGCCCGGTGGAGGTGTCCAGGGCGAACCCGTCCGCCACCGGCGCGCCGACCACCAGCGCGGCCGTGGCGAACGCCCGGTGGTGCGCGGGCTGA
- a CDS encoding MOSC N-terminal beta barrel domain-containing protein: MRLTSIHTYPVKGCHRLDHDGAFVRPWGLAGDRRWMVVGADGVGVTQRDTTRLVGLRASVRSGGLTLRADGQPDLDVPEPAGGEPIAVRTFRSRTFPVPARRAGRAADEWLSALLGRAVRLVWLAEPTRHIPAGDREHDTGDQVSFADAYPLLLANTASLDALNGWLAEAGEEPVPMTRFRPNLVVDGASPWAEDDWVGRPLRIGDLRFRAAGPCDRCVVTTTDQETGVRTREPLRTLGRYRNVRQKLLFGLNLVPLDSGQVSVGAPIVVEP, from the coding sequence ATGCGGCTGACCTCGATTCACACGTACCCCGTCAAGGGTTGTCACCGGCTCGACCACGACGGCGCGTTCGTGCGGCCGTGGGGGCTGGCCGGTGACCGGCGGTGGATGGTCGTGGGCGCCGACGGCGTCGGCGTCACCCAGCGGGACACCACCCGGCTGGTCGGGTTGCGCGCCTCGGTGCGATCCGGTGGCCTGACGCTGCGCGCCGACGGACAGCCCGACCTCGACGTCCCGGAACCGGCCGGCGGTGAGCCGATCGCTGTGCGCACCTTCCGCAGCCGCACGTTCCCGGTCCCGGCCCGGCGGGCCGGGCGGGCGGCCGACGAGTGGTTGAGCGCGCTGCTCGGCCGGGCGGTCCGGCTGGTCTGGCTGGCCGAGCCGACCCGCCACATCCCGGCCGGAGACCGCGAGCACGACACCGGTGACCAGGTCAGTTTCGCCGACGCCTACCCGCTGCTGCTGGCCAACACCGCCTCCCTCGACGCCCTCAACGGATGGCTGGCCGAGGCGGGCGAGGAGCCGGTGCCGATGACCCGGTTCCGGCCCAACCTGGTGGTCGACGGGGCGTCGCCGTGGGCCGAGGACGACTGGGTCGGCCGTCCGCTGCGCATCGGTGACCTTCGGTTCCGCGCCGCCGGGCCGTGCGACCGCTGCGTGGTCACCACGACGGACCAGGAGACCGGGGTACGCACCAGGGAGCCGCTGCGCACCCTGGGGCGGTACCGCAACGTCAGGCAGAAGCTCCTCTTCGGACTGAACCTGGTGCCGCTCGACAGCGGGCAGGTGTCAGTGGGGGCGCCGATAGTCGTCGAACCCTGA